From Candidatus Atribacteria bacterium, one genomic window encodes:
- the queG gene encoding tRNA epoxyqueuosine(34) reductase QueG, translating into MMLLNERIKELGEEIGIDIIRITHTESFPEAEKHIIENIEKGYIPKNDFYTSKNNSSINNQLNLNKIRKRCNPKSILKKAKSIISVAQCYLIEETKNIQDKGQPLGEIAKYDIANFYYDVKLRLKKIVDLIVQETDFKYKSKNKSCYISLVEKPIAQRAGLGWYGKNGIIITERFGSWVVLGEIITELELEIDNSLQRDCGNCTICIDQCPTKALIFPYVIDRTKCLQFISERSMNVPLVFREKWRNRLYGCTTCQEVCPQNRKVKPKKYKPEFGYIGSKIPLIPLLQFTEEEFQHYFSFNQIAMRPKEAIKRNAVLALGNIGDPRAVIPLIKVLREEDNPMLRGHTAWALGKIGGEKAKLALEKVLKNEEDREVREEIINALEMF; encoded by the coding sequence GTGATGTTATTAAATGAAAGAATAAAAGAATTGGGAGAAGAAATTGGTATAGATATCATCAGAATTACTCATACTGAAAGCTTTCCGGAAGCAGAGAAGCATATTATTGAAAATATAGAAAAAGGTTATATTCCTAAAAATGATTTCTACACCTCTAAAAATAATTCCTCAATTAACAATCAACTAAATCTGAATAAAATTCGCAAAAGATGTAACCCTAAGAGTATTCTAAAAAAAGCGAAATCTATAATTAGCGTTGCTCAGTGTTATTTAATAGAGGAGACAAAAAATATTCAGGATAAAGGTCAACCTTTGGGCGAAATTGCAAAATATGACATCGCTAATTTTTATTATGATGTAAAATTAAGACTAAAAAAAATAGTTGACCTCATAGTCCAAGAGACTGACTTTAAATATAAATCAAAAAATAAGTCTTGCTATATATCTTTAGTAGAAAAACCGATTGCTCAGAGAGCCGGATTAGGCTGGTATGGGAAAAACGGAATAATTATTACCGAAAGATTTGGTTCGTGGGTAGTTTTGGGAGAAATAATAACTGAATTAGAATTGGAAATAGATAATTCACTTCAACGAGATTGTGGTAATTGTACGATATGTATAGATCAATGTCCGACTAAGGCACTTATTTTCCCTTACGTAATTGATCGAACTAAATGCCTTCAGTTTATTTCGGAAAGGTCAATGAATGTGCCCTTGGTTTTTCGGGAAAAATGGAGAAATAGACTGTATGGCTGTACAACTTGCCAGGAAGTTTGTCCACAAAACCGTAAAGTAAAACCTAAAAAATATAAACCGGAATTTGGATACATCGGTTCTAAAATTCCCTTAATACCCTTATTGCAATTTACTGAAGAGGAATTTCAGCACTATTTCTCTTTTAATCAGATTGCTATGAGACCAAAAGAAGCAATTAAAAGAAATGCTGTCTTAGCTTTGGGAAACATTGGTGATCCTCGGGCTGTTATTCCCTTGATTAAAGTTTTAAGGGAAGAAGATAACCCAATGTTAAGAGGACATACCGCTTGGGCTTTGGGAAAAATTGGAGGAGAAAAAGCAAAACTGGCTTTAGAAAAAGTTCTAAAGAATGAGGAAGATAGAGAAGTAAGGGAAGAAATTATAAATGCCTTGGAGATGTTTTAA
- a CDS encoding PspC domain-containing protein — protein sequence MSKKLYRSRKDYMIGGVCGGIAEYFEIDSTLVRLLAVLAVLIGGGGIVAYIIAWIIIPKNPDQVSDETFEARENIKEKVKKGAKNVIEEVKEHFESEEPSHRSDKNRRILGGIIIVTIGLIFLLNGFFPWVGWNKLWPIILIAVGIIMMVHAFKKKD from the coding sequence ATGAGCAAAAAACTTTATAGGTCAAGAAAAGATTATATGATTGGTGGTGTATGTGGAGGGATTGCTGAGTATTTTGAAATCGATTCTACTTTAGTTCGGTTATTGGCAGTATTAGCTGTACTTATAGGAGGAGGAGGTATTGTAGCGTATATTATTGCCTGGATTATAATTCCCAAGAATCCCGATCAGGTTTCTGATGAGACTTTTGAAGCGAGAGAAAATATTAAAGAAAAAGTTAAAAAGGGTGCAAAGAATGTGATTGAAGAGGTTAAAGAACATTTTGAGTCAGAAGAACCTTCTCACAGATCAGATAAAAATAGGAGGATTTTAGGAGGCATAATTATCGTAACAATAGGTTTAATCTTTTTGTTGAACGGTTTTTTCCCCTGGGTAGGCTGGAATAAACTATGGCCGATAATTTTAATTGCCGTAGGTATAATTATGATGGTCCATGCTTTTAAGAAAAAAGATTAA
- a CDS encoding adenosine monophosphate-protein transferase yields the protein MELKKVRMEFPEDANIIIGQTHFIKTAEDLYEVMVNSVPNIKFGLAFNEASGPCLVRAEGNDSQLKALAIKNVNDIGAGHVFVIVLKDAFPINVLNAIKNCPEICSIFCATANPVEIIIAQTDLGRGVLGVIDGNSPKNIETDKDVRERKEFLRMIGYKL from the coding sequence ATGGAATTAAAGAAAGTGAGAATGGAATTCCCTGAAGATGCCAATATAATTATTGGCCAAACTCATTTTATTAAAACCGCGGAAGACCTCTATGAAGTAATGGTTAATTCGGTACCGAATATAAAATTTGGTCTGGCTTTTAATGAGGCTTCAGGTCCATGTCTGGTAAGAGCAGAAGGAAATGATTCCCAATTGAAAGCTCTAGCTATAAAAAATGTAAATGATATTGGAGCAGGACATGTTTTTGTCATTGTTTTAAAAGACGCTTTTCCTATCAATGTATTAAATGCCATAAAAAATTGCCCTGAGATCTGTTCTATCTTCTGTGCTACTGCTAACCCGGTAGAAATAATTATTGCTCAAACCGATTTGGGTAGAGGGGTATTGGGAGTTATTGATGGAAACTCACCAAAAAATATAGAGACAGACAAAGATGTTCGGGAGCGAAAAGAATTTCTGAGAATGATTGGATATAAGCTTTAA
- a CDS encoding transposase produces MPNQIKPDKEQIILNYIIAYPTHGPRRIANELSQQEIIISDTGVYKFLRRKSLNRRLDRLFYAQEKSDNPVVTERYLREIEKRQKVHISAFYPGYLFCQDTFYVGTIKGLGRIYQQTGIDAYAGFGFAKVYTDKMAISAIDFMETKVLPIYGEFHIPLDRILTDNGKEYSTHWANGKHEYETYLEIHGIRHTRIKPRMPQSNGMVERFNRTLLEEFYQIAMIKKVYSSLSELQDDLDQFITYYNFKRTNQGYRLKGKIPYQKFFDGKRKYALPEPL; encoded by the coding sequence ATGCCCAACCAGATAAAACCGGATAAAGAACAGATCATTCTCAACTATATAATAGCGTATCCTACTCATGGACCCAGAAGGATTGCCAATGAACTAAGCCAGCAAGAAATTATCATCAGTGATACCGGTGTCTATAAGTTCTTGAGAAGAAAAAGCCTGAATCGTCGTCTTGACCGGCTCTTCTATGCTCAAGAGAAATCAGATAATCCGGTGGTCACCGAAAGGTATCTAAGAGAGATAGAAAAGAGACAAAAGGTACATATCAGTGCCTTTTATCCCGGTTATCTCTTCTGTCAGGATACCTTCTATGTCGGTACCATTAAGGGTCTAGGTAGAATCTATCAGCAGACTGGCATCGATGCTTATGCGGGCTTTGGTTTTGCCAAGGTCTACACCGATAAGATGGCCATAAGTGCGATTGATTTCATGGAAACAAAAGTATTGCCAATATATGGAGAGTTTCATATACCTCTGGATAGAATCTTGACCGATAACGGCAAGGAATATAGTACCCATTGGGCAAATGGCAAACATGAATACGAGACATACTTAGAAATACATGGCATTAGACATACCAGGATTAAACCGAGGATGCCTCAAAGCAATGGGATGGTAGAAAGATTCAATCGTACCCTACTGGAAGAGTTCTACCAGATAGCCATGATCAAGAAGGTCTATTCCTCTTTATCCGAGTTACAGGATGATCTGGATCAGTTTATCACTTATTATAATTTTAAAAGAACCAATCAGGGTTACAGGTTAAAGGGTAAAATCCCTTACCAGAAATTCTTTGATGGTAAGCGAAAATATGCTTTACCCGAACCCTTATAG